In the genome of Salmo trutta chromosome 18, fSalTru1.1, whole genome shotgun sequence, one region contains:
- the LOC115152678 gene encoding zinc finger protein 2 homolog, which yields EADEAKKSLSTSEHLKKHQRKPTGKKSHRCSDCGKSYSRSDSLKVHQRIHNGEKPYTCDQCGKSFVTSSRLTIHQRTHTGEKPYSCDQCEKSFVTSSHLTIHQRTHTGEKSYQCSDCGKSYSRSDSLKVHQRIHTGEKPFSWCQCGKSLNDPSSLKTHQRIQAGEEPHCCFDCGRRFTSLADLKIRQRIHTGVKPYSCYQCGKSFTESRQLTIHQRAHTGEKPYPCSNCGKSFVSSVHLKSHQRTHTGEKPYSCNQCGKSFTHSSCLMVHRRTHTGEKPYSCNQCGKSFVTSSRLTIHQRTHTGEKPYSCDKCGKSFTTSS from the coding sequence gaagctGACGAGGCaaagaagagtctctccacatcagaacacctcaagaaacaccagcggaaacccacagggaagaaatctcaccgatgctctgactgtgggaagagttactcaagATCAGATTCACTAAAGGTACACCAGAGAATTCACaatggagagaaaccttatacctgtgatcaatgtgggaagagttttgttacatctagccgtttgactatacaccagagaacacatacaggagagaagccatatagctgtgatcaatgtgagaagagttttGTTACGTCTAGccatctgactatacaccagagaacacacacaggagagaaatcttaccagtgctctgactgtggaaagagttacTCAAGATCAGACTCACTAAAAGtacaccagagaattcacactggagagaaaccttttagctggtgtcagtgtgggaagagtttgaATGATCCAAGCAGCCTGAAAACACACCAGAGAATTCAGGCTGGAGAGGAACCTCACTGCTGCTTTGACTGCGGGAGGAGATTCACCTCATTAGCGGACCTTAAAATACGTCAGAGAATCCATACAGGAGTgaaaccttatagctgttatcaatgtgggaagagttttactgaatCTAGACAGCTGACAATACATCAGagagcacacacaggagagaaaccttaccccTGCTCtaactgtggaaagagttttgtttCTTCAGTAcatttaaaatcacaccagagaacacacactggagagaagccttatagctgtaatcaatgtgggaagagttttactcactcAAGCTGCCTGATGGTACATcggcgaacacacacaggagagaaaccttatagctgtaaccaatgtgggaagagctttgttACATCTAGCcgtctaactatacaccagagaacacacacaggagaaaagccttatagctgtgataaatgtgggaagagttttactacatctagc